One stretch of Chryseobacterium fluminis DNA includes these proteins:
- the tssR gene encoding type VI secretion system protein TssR domain-containing protein, with translation MKNKFPLAAYYIGVSVLLTGCQVRLPSKKTPEPSQYGQVDNSPVVNGFPKKSVPWIAISDRSRNTAYLDKSDEKSYKEVKFLEPLMVLKHRDGMVKVAEYVPDALMKKVSSKSIKTYGWIPESDLLLWSNSLKSEKTGFPVRVAVLPNNSEVIRSSERYYKNDSIMVFNSPSLIEQADVKIPNGQMVYVYKQAENNKRFLVGKKPSVDIDSISTSLYGWVSSNVISAWGERSAVKMKNTTGISESALGIHEGHPGGNNTDNRTAVLLTDVNKRSPLENIYPISLPLNEAPTPDSKTKYFTNVLDYSKNYVFNVLGEPIYFDRYREITDRNKKINIVFALDISAQNAPYAPIVKSLLQDLQLKFEKPSYFNTVKYGVVLYKNNSCGDNVAVSDLSTDYSKITTFIDQKTNEMNCPSNIGNQPVNEGLMAAGNLLSNVPDETNIVVTVGTSSSQSGNMYGVINSLTQAQARIIMFQTNARSSDTYNDFVLLSENVVTNTAKNIAELKKQKIIDQNDVLTKNNFSLIEGDAGFFSLDYPKQSMSQGFVIFPKKGDIGTPGYLKKSVDSLIAQVTLDNETLDKSLNKSFHSSVGAGRTDVDVKYKYLYPGLTNPVPAGIAAQLINYGNPFLAKGYIPQELKDFKPGLEKGILISETEYDNLKAFYTEVYMKTGAERADFSQSRAVREYVNLLKKYNPTIKFLDKSDLYEQPMSYSVGVSTGFDNSEEELMSKYKLKGWKKSKIVTNETVRTYFRNYKNLSERMLNHRNDPAVKIQQNGQTFYWLNEYFMPTMLPVEEPQYTKH, from the coding sequence ATGAAAAATAAATTTCCTCTAGCAGCATATTACATAGGAGTTTCGGTACTGTTAACGGGTTGCCAGGTCAGGCTGCCTTCCAAGAAAACGCCTGAGCCGTCACAGTATGGCCAGGTTGATAATTCACCTGTTGTCAACGGCTTTCCGAAAAAATCGGTTCCATGGATTGCGATATCAGACCGGTCCAGAAATACGGCTTATCTCGATAAAAGTGATGAAAAATCATATAAGGAAGTTAAATTTTTAGAACCGCTGATGGTTTTGAAACACAGGGACGGGATGGTGAAAGTAGCAGAATATGTTCCTGATGCTTTAATGAAAAAAGTTTCTTCAAAATCAATTAAAACCTACGGCTGGATTCCGGAATCCGACCTGCTGCTTTGGAGTAATTCCTTAAAAAGCGAAAAGACAGGCTTCCCTGTAAGGGTCGCAGTACTTCCGAATAACAGTGAAGTGATCAGAAGTTCTGAGAGATATTACAAAAATGATTCGATCATGGTGTTCAATTCTCCAAGTCTGATCGAGCAGGCAGACGTAAAGATTCCTAACGGACAGATGGTGTATGTATATAAACAGGCAGAAAATAACAAAAGATTTCTGGTCGGGAAGAAACCTTCTGTTGATATCGACAGCATCAGTACAAGTCTGTACGGATGGGTGAGTTCCAACGTTATTTCAGCCTGGGGCGAACGTTCTGCGGTTAAAATGAAAAATACCACAGGAATTTCAGAATCAGCATTAGGAATTCATGAAGGGCATCCGGGAGGGAATAATACGGACAACAGGACGGCTGTTCTTCTGACCGATGTGAATAAAAGATCTCCTCTTGAAAATATTTATCCGATAAGTTTACCCCTGAATGAAGCACCCACTCCTGATTCTAAGACAAAATATTTCACGAATGTTTTAGATTACAGTAAAAATTATGTTTTCAATGTACTGGGAGAACCTATTTATTTTGACCGTTACAGAGAAATTACCGATAGAAATAAAAAAATAAATATTGTTTTTGCTCTGGATATCAGTGCTCAGAATGCACCATATGCTCCTATTGTAAAGTCGTTGCTTCAGGATCTTCAGCTGAAATTTGAGAAACCTTCTTATTTTAATACCGTAAAATACGGAGTGGTCTTATATAAAAATAATTCGTGTGGAGACAATGTTGCAGTATCTGACTTAAGCACAGATTACAGTAAAATCACAACGTTCATTGACCAGAAGACCAATGAAATGAACTGTCCCAGCAATATCGGAAACCAGCCGGTAAATGAAGGGCTGATGGCTGCCGGGAATCTCCTTTCCAACGTTCCGGATGAAACCAATATTGTGGTTACGGTAGGAACATCTTCCAGCCAGAGCGGGAATATGTACGGTGTGATCAATTCACTGACACAGGCCCAGGCAAGAATCATTATGTTTCAGACCAATGCGAGATCGTCTGATACCTATAATGATTTTGTATTGCTTTCTGAAAATGTAGTCACCAATACAGCAAAAAATATTGCAGAACTGAAGAAGCAGAAAATTATCGATCAGAATGATGTGCTGACCAAAAATAACTTCAGTCTTATTGAAGGTGATGCCGGATTCTTCTCATTAGATTATCCTAAACAGAGCATGTCTCAGGGCTTTGTGATCTTTCCTAAAAAAGGAGATATCGGAACTCCGGGATATCTTAAAAAATCTGTTGACAGTTTAATTGCACAGGTGACGCTGGATAATGAAACACTGGATAAATCCCTGAACAAATCTTTCCACTCTTCGGTAGGAGCGGGAAGAACAGATGTAGATGTGAAATACAAATATCTGTATCCGGGACTTACCAATCCTGTTCCGGCAGGCATTGCGGCCCAGCTGATCAATTATGGAAACCCATTTCTGGCAAAAGGATATATTCCGCAGGAACTGAAAGATTTCAAACCGGGATTGGAAAAAGGAATCTTAATTTCTGAAACAGAATATGATAATTTAAAAGCCTTCTACACCGAAGTATACATGAAAACAGGTGCTGAAAGAGCAGACTTCAGCCAGTCCAGAGCCGTGAGAGAATATGTAAATCTTCTTAAGAAATACAATCCCACCATTAAATTCCTGGATAAAAGTGATCTGTATGAGCAGCCGATGTCTTATTCGGTAGGAGTAAGTACAGGATTTGATAATTCCGAAGAGGAGCTGATGTCCAAATACAAACTGAAAGGCTGGAAAAAATCTAAGATTGTAACCAATGAAACCGTAAGGACCTATTTCCGAAATTATAAAAATCTTTCAGAGAGAATGTTGAACCACAGAAATGATCCGGCGGTGAAAATTCAGCAGAACGGGCAGACCTTTTACTGGCTTAACGAGTACTTCATGCCTACAATGCTACCCGTTGAAGAACCCCAGTATACCAAACATTAA
- a CDS encoding DUF4280 domain-containing protein, whose amino-acid sequence MSTQSSPHDGKHFVVQKGKAQCNQGDQLPQHKVTSHQHHYWNDSDGKADFLAVTEDDLQFNPPGPSFGLCKLKPTPGGYLPCTYAPAGKWQKTYNKVNILGKSIVTEISELQCCIGGLITINDHGQRGQLSKQNVKAADNKTVQHISPLVKMQDFKELVEESEIDAY is encoded by the coding sequence ATGTCTACCCAATCATCTCCTCACGACGGAAAGCATTTTGTCGTTCAGAAAGGCAAAGCCCAGTGCAATCAGGGTGATCAGTTGCCACAGCATAAAGTGACCTCCCATCAGCATCATTACTGGAATGATTCCGATGGTAAAGCAGATTTCCTGGCCGTAACGGAAGATGATCTGCAGTTTAATCCTCCCGGGCCCAGTTTTGGTTTGTGCAAACTGAAGCCCACTCCCGGCGGATATTTACCCTGTACTTACGCACCGGCAGGAAAATGGCAGAAAACGTATAATAAAGTTAATATTTTAGGAAAGAGTATCGTTACTGAGATCTCAGAACTGCAATGCTGTATTGGCGGTCTGATCACCATTAATGATCATGGACAGCGCGGACAACTGAGCAAACAGAATGTGAAAGCAGCAGACAATAAAACCGTACAGCACATCAGCCCGCTGGTAAAAATGCAGGACTTTAAAGAGCTTGTGGAAGAAAGTGAAATAGATGCTTATTAA